The following are from one region of the Siniperca chuatsi isolate FFG_IHB_CAS linkage group LG21, ASM2008510v1, whole genome shotgun sequence genome:
- the LOC122869007 gene encoding nucleoside diphosphate kinase A-like codes for MERTFIAVKPDGVQRGLCGEIIKRFEHRGFRLVAAKFMQASEDHMKKHYLDLKDMPFYAGLCKYMSSGPVLAMVWEGQNIVKLARMMLGETNPADSKPGSIRGDLCINIGRNIIHGSDTVENAKMEVGLWFKDEEFVAYTPCAQAWLYE; via the exons ATGGAGCGTACCTTCATTGCTGTGAAGCCCGACGGCGTCCAGAGAGGTCTGTGCGGCGAGATCATCAAGCGTTTCGAGCACAGAGGCTTCAGGCTGGTCGCCGCCAAATTCATGCAG gCCTCTGAGGACCACATGAAGAAGCACTACCTGGACCTGAAGGACATGCCTTTCTACGCTGGACTGTGCAAATACATGTCCTCTGGACCCGTCCTCGCCAtg GTGTGGGAGGGTCAGAACATTGTGAAGCTGGCCAGGATGATGCTGGGTGAGACCAACCCCGCTGACTCCAAGCCCGGCAGCATCCGTGGAGACCTGTGCATCAACATCGGCAG GAACATCATCCACGGCAGCGACACTGTGGAGAATGCCAAGATGGAGGTCGGCCTGTGGTTCAAGGATGAGGAGTTCGTCGCCTACACCCCCTGCGCCCAGGCCTGGCTGTACGAGTAA